Proteins from a genomic interval of Halomonas alkaliantarctica:
- a CDS encoding DUF3549 family protein — MQPIQTLDEFFTRSGGEVSLYHMGRHVVPCPRESLAAFERGEMAWPEPWQGQARLAMVFRLGDMPEPAIWFLALPLDEQGIIAPAQRDAFLNRLLETLGRAVSNVGREETADVDHLMKDNPLAFTPSVTFQAMLNARATHASGLPASQHFEPVDAYLSGQQAIDWQALGLQGIADYVVRMETLDAESLAQRLPELPTAVIHSLCYCLEHQPLPQALVDALQHRGEAAAQAGDIETLCACLRAVGNTDASAVGNWYTALLNDTAACGPDVLAAIAGRGWGYLEDAQRLPLFLQRLAENERSDFAAVVRDIALIPRLRLPVMMALRDAPAGSPIQRRLSLMMSQSNA, encoded by the coding sequence ATGCAACCGATTCAGACCCTAGATGAGTTTTTTACCCGCAGCGGTGGCGAGGTTTCCCTTTACCATATGGGGCGCCATGTCGTCCCCTGCCCGCGAGAGTCACTTGCTGCCTTTGAACGTGGCGAAATGGCCTGGCCAGAACCATGGCAAGGCCAAGCGCGCTTGGCCATGGTGTTTCGGCTTGGCGATATGCCCGAACCGGCTATTTGGTTTTTAGCCTTACCATTGGATGAGCAAGGAATAATTGCCCCCGCCCAGCGCGATGCATTTTTAAATCGTTTGTTGGAAACACTGGGGCGCGCGGTTTCTAACGTGGGTCGTGAAGAAACAGCGGACGTGGATCACTTAATGAAGGATAATCCCCTCGCCTTCACACCTAGCGTTACCTTCCAAGCCATGCTCAATGCCCGCGCCACCCATGCGAGTGGGCTGCCTGCCAGCCAGCATTTTGAGCCGGTTGACGCCTACTTGAGTGGCCAGCAAGCGATTGATTGGCAGGCGTTGGGATTACAAGGGATTGCCGATTACGTCGTTAGGATGGAAACACTTGACGCTGAATCGCTAGCGCAGCGGCTACCTGAACTGCCTACCGCCGTAATTCACTCCTTGTGCTACTGTTTAGAGCACCAGCCATTACCACAAGCGTTAGTCGACGCACTGCAGCATCGCGGCGAAGCCGCCGCCCAAGCGGGCGACATTGAAACACTGTGTGCCTGTCTGCGTGCAGTGGGTAATACGGATGCTTCAGCGGTAGGCAATTGGTACACGGCCTTACTCAATGACACAGCGGCTTGTGGACCGGACGTTCTGGCGGCAATAGCAGGGCGCGGCTGGGGCTATCTTGAAGATGCTCAGCGCCTGCCGCTTTTTCTGCAGCGCTTAGCGGAAAATGAGCGTAGCGATTTTGCCGCTGTAGTTCGTGATATTGCGTTAATACCCAGGCTACGTTTACCGGTCATGATGGCACTGCGGGATGCGCCTGCTGGCTCCCCTATTCAACGCCGGTTGTCCCTGATGATGTCACAGAGCAACGCTTGA
- a CDS encoding ATP-dependent zinc protease, whose amino-acid sequence MKELPYQAKAVIGRREMVTLPELGLHLCCKADTGARTSALHAEEIETHEDEHGQLWVSFITHSGGPTTPAHRYSLHLHDRRRITSSNGHSEWRYVIRTPMQMGDLNFPVELTLTDRSDMRHPMLLGRRAMRRLMVAPGAAFLHGEP is encoded by the coding sequence GTGAAGGAATTACCCTATCAGGCCAAAGCGGTCATTGGCCGCCGCGAGATGGTGACGTTACCTGAACTAGGGCTTCACCTATGCTGTAAAGCAGACACGGGCGCGCGCACTTCTGCTCTGCATGCAGAAGAGATAGAGACACATGAAGATGAACATGGTCAACTTTGGGTCAGTTTTATTACCCACAGTGGTGGTCCTACAACGCCGGCCCACCGTTACAGTTTGCACTTGCATGATCGGCGCCGTATCACGAGCTCCAACGGTCATAGCGAGTGGCGTTATGTAATTCGCACCCCTATGCAGATGGGCGATTTGAATTTTCCTGTTGAACTCACCCTTACTGATCGCAGCGATATGCGTCACCCGATGCTACTAGGACGCCGCGCCATGCGTCGCCTCATGGTTGCACCCGGCGCTGCATTCTTGCACGGTGAGCCTTAA
- the rimK gene encoding 30S ribosomal protein S6--L-glutamate ligase yields MHIALLSRNRNLYSTRRLVEAAEQRGHTARVVDTLRCYMSITSHHPSIHYKGQEIEHFDAVIPRIGASVTFYGCALLRQFEMMGTYVINDNVSITRSRDKLRSLQLLSRKGLGLPITGFAHSPDDIPDLITMVKGAPLVIKLLEGTQGIGVVLAETNQAAESVIQAFMGMKANIMVQEYIKEARGADIRCLVIGDKVVASMKRQAADGEFRSNLHRGGSASVIRITPEERSTAIRAAKAMGLRVAGVDLLRSNHGPVIMEVNSSPGLQGIENATGKDIAGMIIEHIERNATPARKAPPKPKG; encoded by the coding sequence ATGCATATCGCTCTGCTGTCACGCAATCGCAATTTGTACTCTACCCGCCGCTTGGTTGAAGCCGCGGAGCAGCGTGGGCATACCGCGCGCGTGGTGGACACGCTGCGCTGCTATATGAGCATTACCTCGCACCACCCTTCGATCCACTATAAAGGCCAAGAGATTGAGCACTTTGATGCGGTTATCCCACGCATTGGTGCATCAGTCACCTTTTACGGCTGCGCGCTGTTACGTCAGTTTGAGATGATGGGCACCTACGTTATCAACGATAACGTCTCGATTACCCGTTCGCGGGATAAATTGCGCTCACTGCAGCTGTTGTCACGCAAAGGGCTGGGTCTGCCGATTACCGGCTTCGCCCACTCTCCGGACGATATTCCCGATCTGATCACCATGGTTAAAGGTGCACCACTGGTCATCAAGCTGCTGGAAGGTACCCAGGGGATTGGCGTGGTGTTGGCGGAAACTAATCAAGCGGCAGAATCTGTGATTCAAGCGTTCATGGGGATGAAAGCCAATATAATGGTGCAGGAGTACATCAAAGAGGCGCGTGGCGCCGATATTCGCTGCTTGGTGATCGGCGATAAGGTCGTCGCCTCAATGAAGCGTCAGGCGGCGGATGGTGAGTTCCGCTCGAATCTACACCGCGGTGGCTCCGCCAGCGTGATCCGGATCACCCCTGAAGAGCGTTCAACGGCGATTCGTGCTGCCAAGGCCATGGGCCTGCGCGTTGCCGGTGTCGACTTGCTGCGCTCGAATCACGGCCCGGTGATTATGGAGGTTAACTCTTCGCCTGGCTTGCAGGGCATTGAGAACGCCACCGGCAAGGATATTGCGGGAATGATCATTGAACACATTGAAAGAAATGCCACGCCAGCCCGTAAAGCACCGCCCAAGCCTAAAGGCTAA
- a CDS encoding SanA/YdcF family protein: MHKVLLTWSKRFLMSLGALLLLATLLFIGGNFWVLATTAAYIERQPQQCRPAEVGIVFGTSHWTRSGVRNPHFHARMRTAATLIEQSQVEHLLLSGDNRTQAYNEPRAMWRELYRRGVASDQLTMDFAGFSTYDTLARARDVFQLDKALLVTQSWHLPRAVYIGRALGIDVTGCVADDPNVTVGWRLKLREWAARVATLGDLYVWKREPYFLGTPEPIEIPRRAPIDLILPSLNDRFTNP; encoded by the coding sequence ATGCATAAAGTGTTACTGACGTGGTCGAAGCGTTTTTTAATGTCGCTAGGAGCATTGTTGCTGCTGGCGACATTGCTGTTTATAGGTGGCAATTTTTGGGTGCTCGCGACGACCGCTGCTTATATTGAACGTCAGCCGCAGCAGTGTCGTCCAGCAGAGGTAGGGATCGTCTTTGGGACCTCTCATTGGACGCGAAGCGGGGTGCGAAATCCGCACTTCCATGCGCGCATGCGTACCGCTGCTACCTTAATTGAGCAGTCCCAGGTCGAGCATCTTTTGCTCTCTGGGGATAATCGTACCCAGGCGTATAACGAGCCACGGGCAATGTGGCGCGAGCTTTATCGCCGCGGCGTCGCATCTGATCAGTTAACCATGGATTTTGCTGGCTTTAGCACCTACGACACGCTAGCGCGTGCCCGGGACGTCTTTCAGCTTGATAAAGCACTGCTAGTCACCCAGAGCTGGCATCTCCCCCGCGCGGTATATATTGGGCGCGCGCTAGGCATTGATGTCACTGGCTGTGTGGCAGATGATCCTAACGTAACGGTAGGATGGCGTTTAAAGCTGCGCGAGTGGGCAGCGCGGGTGGCCACCCTGGGCGATCTCTACGTGTGGAAGAGAGAGCCCTATTTCCTGGGTACGCCCGAACCCATAGAGATACCGAGACGCGCCCCTATCGACCTTATTCTGCCGTCATTGAACGATCGTTTTACCAATCCCTAG
- the sufT gene encoding putative Fe-S cluster assembly protein SufT, translating to MDLEQVASLERGQQLPLQRDVEAIAIPFGSTETLAEDSVVSVMQAKGSTVSVGFEGRLYLVEGSNLDALGLEPLPRPTLPETATEEEIEQFVWDQLRTCFDPEIPVNIVDLGLVYGCRIERLISGERMVTIRMTLTAPGCGMGDVIAADARNKILGAPQISKVHTEIVFSPPWSRDMMSDEAKLELGMF from the coding sequence ATGGATCTTGAGCAAGTTGCCAGTCTCGAACGCGGTCAACAGTTGCCGCTCCAGCGCGATGTGGAGGCTATTGCCATTCCGTTTGGTAGTACGGAAACACTGGCCGAAGATAGCGTTGTTAGCGTCATGCAAGCGAAGGGCAGTACGGTAAGTGTCGGGTTTGAGGGGCGACTCTACCTAGTTGAGGGGAGTAACCTGGATGCACTGGGGCTTGAGCCGCTACCGCGTCCCACGCTGCCGGAGACGGCTACCGAGGAAGAGATAGAGCAGTTCGTGTGGGACCAGCTGCGCACCTGCTTTGACCCGGAAATACCGGTCAATATCGTTGACTTAGGTCTTGTCTACGGCTGCCGCATCGAGCGCCTTATCAGCGGCGAGCGTATGGTAACGATCCGAATGACGCTGACCGCCCCTGGGTGTGGGATGGGCGATGTGATCGCGGCGGATGCGCGCAATAAGATCCTCGGTGCGCCGCAGATCAGCAAGGTTCACACCGAAATAGTCTTCAGTCCGCCCTGGAGCCGTGACATGATGAGTGACGAGGCCAAGCTTGAACTCGGCATGTTCTAA
- a CDS encoding aminotransferase class V-fold PLP-dependent enzyme produces the protein MSHSVIEPTPSLEQASPAQATFDVMRLRQDFPVLAREVHGKPLIYLDNAATCQTPQQVIDVFSDYYSRYNANIHRGLHTLSDEATAAFEGTRQKVKAFLNAEDARQIIFTRGTTEAINLVVHSWGRANLAPGDEVLISMLEHHSNIVPWQLLAAELGFTIKVIPVEASGALDMGAYRGLLSERTKLVAVNHVSNALGTINPVQEMATLAHQHGALILVDGAQAAPHQVVDVQAIDADFYAFSGHKVYGPTGVGVLYGKQALLEAMPPWQGGGEMISTVSFDAGTTFAAIPHKFEAGTPAIAEVIALGRALEWMESIGIDAIGAWEGQLLDHATQAVGQIDGLRILGTAPNKAAVLSFVVDGAHSQDIGLLIDQLGVAIRTGHHCAQPLLHHFGVDATCRASFAAYNTLEEVDRFIEALQRVIGMVR, from the coding sequence ATGTCACATTCCGTTATTGAGCCAACGCCCAGCCTTGAGCAAGCGAGCCCCGCGCAAGCGACCTTTGATGTTATGCGCCTGCGCCAGGACTTTCCGGTGCTGGCCCGTGAGGTGCACGGCAAACCGCTGATCTATTTAGATAATGCGGCCACCTGCCAGACGCCTCAGCAGGTGATTGACGTATTTAGCGATTACTACTCGCGCTATAACGCCAATATTCACCGCGGGCTGCATACCCTCTCTGATGAGGCGACGGCGGCGTTTGAAGGCACGCGTCAAAAGGTTAAGGCTTTCCTTAATGCGGAAGATGCGCGTCAGATCATCTTTACCCGCGGTACCACAGAAGCGATAAATCTGGTCGTTCATAGCTGGGGGCGCGCAAATCTTGCTCCCGGCGATGAAGTGCTGATTTCGATGCTGGAGCACCACTCCAATATTGTGCCCTGGCAGCTGTTGGCCGCCGAGCTTGGCTTTACCATCAAGGTGATTCCCGTTGAGGCCAGCGGTGCGCTTGATATGGGCGCTTACCGGGGGCTGCTGAGTGAACGCACTAAGCTGGTAGCGGTCAATCATGTCTCCAATGCCCTGGGTACCATTAACCCAGTGCAAGAGATGGCAACGCTTGCCCATCAGCATGGCGCCTTGATCTTAGTTGATGGTGCGCAGGCCGCGCCTCACCAAGTGGTCGATGTCCAGGCAATCGACGCCGACTTCTATGCCTTCTCGGGGCATAAAGTGTATGGGCCAACAGGCGTGGGCGTACTCTACGGCAAACAGGCGCTGCTGGAAGCAATGCCGCCCTGGCAGGGCGGCGGGGAGATGATCAGCACGGTCTCCTTTGATGCGGGTACCACCTTTGCCGCTATTCCGCATAAGTTTGAAGCGGGTACGCCCGCTATTGCCGAGGTGATCGCGCTGGGCCGAGCACTTGAGTGGATGGAGAGCATCGGTATAGACGCCATCGGTGCCTGGGAAGGCCAACTTCTGGATCACGCTACCCAGGCGGTCGGTCAAATCGATGGGCTGCGTATTTTAGGCACGGCGCCGAACAAAGCGGCCGTTCTTTCCTTTGTTGTGGATGGGGCGCATTCGCAAGATATTGGCCTGCTGATCGATCAGCTCGGCGTTGCTATTCGTACCGGCCACCACTGCGCGCAGCCCTTGTTGCATCATTTTGGGGTCGACGCGACGTGCCGTGCTTCATTTGCTGCGTATAATACGCTCGAAGAAGTGGATCGCTTTATCGAAGCACTCCAGCGTGTCATTGGTATGGTGCGTTAA
- the sufD gene encoding Fe-S cluster assembly protein SufD has product MSDTQTFLDTLKARSSNYTAEPTWIAARRQAGAARFEALGFPTRRDEEWKYTDVRSIAQGNFALADNAEFSQASAAALTLPIDAYRLTFVDGVFSSALSDLDSLPSSVQVLPLSKALAENHEAVGGPLGRLTGVDFSPFAALNTAFMEEGAVVRIAPGTVVEKPILLQFLSRAGQPVMCHPRVLVEAGGRSEATLIEHYTGESEAANFTNVVGELMLDRGAILAHYKLQEAPLGDMHVASIHVEQGRDTRYTSYNLSLGGALVRNDLISDLNGQGAETNFLGLFFGQGRQHVDNHTKVNHNAPLTFSNENYKGILDDRAHGVFNGKVYVKRDSQKIEGFQSNQNLLLSDRAHIDAKPELEIYADDVKCSHGTTTGQLDEEAIYALRTRGIDEATARGLLTLAFAGEVLDKVTLDEIAERVELAVAGKLPERFNLAGLVEAAVSLND; this is encoded by the coding sequence ATGAGCGATACGCAAACCTTTTTAGACACGCTGAAGGCGCGCAGCTCGAACTATACGGCGGAACCCACCTGGATTGCCGCGCGTCGTCAGGCAGGTGCCGCGCGTTTTGAGGCGCTGGGTTTTCCCACGCGTCGCGATGAAGAGTGGAAGTACACCGACGTGCGCTCGATTGCCCAGGGCAACTTTGCGCTAGCCGACAACGCCGAATTCTCCCAGGCCAGTGCCGCGGCGCTAACGCTGCCCATCGATGCTTACCGCTTAACCTTTGTGGATGGCGTTTTCTCATCGGCGCTTTCGGATCTAGACTCACTGCCGTCAAGCGTTCAGGTATTACCGCTTTCCAAGGCGCTAGCAGAGAACCACGAAGCAGTTGGTGGTCCGCTTGGGCGCTTAACAGGGGTGGATTTCTCGCCCTTCGCTGCGCTTAACACGGCGTTTATGGAAGAAGGCGCAGTGGTTCGCATCGCACCGGGAACAGTGGTTGAGAAACCCATCCTGCTGCAGTTTTTGTCCCGTGCCGGTCAGCCGGTAATGTGTCATCCGCGGGTGCTAGTGGAAGCGGGAGGCCGCAGTGAGGCCACGCTGATCGAGCATTACACCGGCGAAAGCGAAGCAGCTAACTTCACCAACGTGGTGGGCGAGCTGATGCTCGACCGTGGTGCGATCTTGGCCCACTACAAGCTGCAAGAAGCGCCGCTGGGTGATATGCATGTAGCGAGCATTCACGTAGAGCAGGGCCGCGATACGCGCTATACCTCCTACAACCTAAGCCTGGGCGGTGCACTGGTGCGCAACGACTTGATCAGCGACTTGAATGGTCAAGGCGCTGAAACCAACTTCCTGGGGCTGTTCTTTGGTCAGGGTCGCCAGCATGTCGATAACCACACCAAGGTAAACCACAATGCGCCGCTGACGTTCTCCAACGAGAACTACAAGGGCATTCTGGATGACCGCGCCCACGGGGTGTTTAACGGCAAGGTCTACGTCAAGCGCGATAGCCAGAAGATTGAAGGTTTTCAGAGTAACCAAAACCTACTGCTATCGGATCGCGCCCACATCGATGCCAAGCCCGAGCTTGAGATCTACGCCGATGACGTTAAGTGCTCACACGGTACGACGACTGGCCAGCTTGACGAAGAGGCGATCTATGCACTGCGTACCCGCGGTATCGATGAAGCCACTGCTCGCGGTCTGCTAACGCTCGCTTTCGCTGGTGAAGTATTGGACAAAGTCACCCTGGATGAGATTGCCGAGCGCGTTGAATTAGCGGTTGCCGGCAAGCTGCCCGAGCGCTTCAATCTTGCCGGGCTTGTCGAAGCGGCGGTTTCACTTAACGACTAG
- the sufC gene encoding Fe-S cluster assembly ATPase SufC gives MLQVNDLHVSVEGNEILKGLTLTIKAGEVHAIMGPNGAGKSTLSAVIAGKDGYEVTQGTITFEGKDVLEMEIEERAQAGLLLGFQYPVEIPGVKNIYLLKSALNAQRVARGEGEMPAPEFMKLVKEKLGYMKMDASFLQRAVNEGFSGGEKKRNEILQMLVLQPKLAMLDEIDSGLDIDAMKIVADGVNSLRAEDRAILLVTHYQRLLDYIVPDKVHVLVDGRIVKTGDAELAKQLEANGYEGIEESVA, from the coding sequence ATGTTGCAAGTGAATGACTTACACGTCTCCGTCGAAGGTAATGAAATCCTCAAAGGCCTGACCCTGACTATCAAGGCGGGTGAAGTGCACGCCATTATGGGGCCGAACGGCGCGGGTAAATCGACGCTATCCGCGGTCATCGCCGGTAAAGATGGCTACGAAGTCACACAAGGCACGATTACCTTTGAAGGCAAAGACGTGCTTGAGATGGAAATTGAAGAGCGCGCCCAAGCCGGTTTGCTGCTGGGTTTCCAGTACCCGGTCGAGATTCCAGGGGTTAAGAATATCTACCTGCTGAAGTCGGCGCTCAACGCCCAGCGCGTAGCCCGCGGCGAAGGCGAAATGCCCGCACCGGAGTTTATGAAGCTGGTGAAAGAGAAGCTGGGCTATATGAAAATGGACGCCAGCTTCCTACAGCGCGCCGTTAACGAAGGCTTCTCCGGCGGTGAGAAAAAGCGCAACGAGATTCTGCAAATGCTGGTGCTTCAGCCCAAGCTCGCCATGCTGGATGAGATCGATTCGGGGCTGGATATCGACGCCATGAAAATCGTCGCTGATGGTGTGAACAGCCTTCGCGCTGAAGACCGCGCCATTCTGCTGGTCACCCACTACCAGCGTCTGCTGGATTACATCGTGCCGGATAAGGTTCACGTGCTGGTCGATGGCCGCATCGTCAAAACTGGCGACGCCGAGCTTGCCAAGCAGTTGGAAGCCAATGGGTACGAAGGTATCGAGGAGTCTGTGGCATGA
- the sufB gene encoding Fe-S cluster assembly protein SufB gives MASEEMEQLVRREYKDGFVTDIESDTLPPGLDENTIAFISKKKGEPEWMLEWRLDAYRQWLKMKAPSWAHLDYPPIDYQSISYFSAPKRPEDRPQSLDEVDPKLLETYEKLGIPLHERAALAGVAVDAVFDSVSVATTFKKQLGEAGVIFCSISEAIRDYPELIKQYLGTVVPVADNYFAALNSAVFTDGSFVFVPEGVTCPMELSTYFRINAANTGQFERTLIICESRAQVSYLEGCTAPMRDENQLHAAVVELVALDDAYIKYSTVQNWYPGDENGVGGIYNFVTKRGDCRGDRSRISWTQVETGSAITWKYPSCVLRGKDSIGEFYSVAVTNGRQQADTGTKMIHIGEGTRSYIVAKGISAGRSDQSYRGLVKIGPRAKGARNFTQCDSLLIGDKCGAHTFPYQEIGNSTATIEHEATTSKIGEDQLFYCQSRGISEEDAVSMIVNGFCKDVFQELPMEFAVEAEALLNVTLEGAVG, from the coding sequence ATGGCAAGCGAAGAAATGGAACAGTTGGTTCGTCGCGAATACAAAGATGGCTTTGTAACCGATATTGAGAGCGACACCCTGCCACCTGGCCTGGATGAAAACACCATCGCCTTTATTTCCAAAAAGAAGGGCGAGCCGGAGTGGATGCTGGAGTGGCGTCTGGATGCCTACCGCCAGTGGTTGAAGATGAAAGCCCCTTCCTGGGCGCATCTGGACTATCCGCCGATTGATTACCAATCGATCTCCTATTTCAGCGCGCCGAAGCGCCCGGAAGACCGACCGCAAAGCCTGGATGAAGTAGATCCCAAGCTGCTGGAAACCTATGAGAAGCTGGGTATCCCGCTGCACGAACGTGCTGCGCTAGCAGGCGTTGCCGTTGATGCGGTGTTTGACTCCGTTTCGGTCGCCACTACCTTCAAAAAGCAGCTGGGCGAAGCAGGGGTTATCTTCTGCTCTATCTCTGAAGCTATCCGCGACTACCCAGAGCTGATCAAACAGTATCTGGGCACGGTGGTTCCCGTGGCGGACAACTACTTTGCCGCGCTGAACTCAGCGGTATTTACCGATGGCTCCTTCGTTTTCGTACCTGAAGGCGTCACCTGCCCGATGGAGCTGTCTACTTACTTCCGTATTAACGCGGCCAACACCGGCCAGTTTGAGCGCACGCTGATTATTTGCGAAAGCCGTGCTCAGGTCTCTTACCTGGAAGGCTGTACCGCGCCGATGCGCGACGAGAACCAGCTCCACGCCGCAGTGGTCGAGCTTGTCGCTCTGGATGACGCCTATATCAAATACTCCACCGTGCAGAACTGGTACCCCGGTGACGAGAACGGTGTTGGCGGCATCTATAACTTCGTGACCAAGCGCGGCGACTGCCGTGGCGACCGTTCACGGATTAGCTGGACCCAGGTGGAAACTGGCTCGGCGATTACCTGGAAATATCCTTCCTGCGTACTGCGCGGCAAAGACAGTATTGGTGAGTTCTACTCTGTCGCCGTGACTAACGGACGCCAGCAGGCCGATACCGGCACCAAGATGATTCACATTGGTGAAGGCACGCGTTCGTATATTGTCGCCAAGGGCATCTCGGCGGGCAGGAGTGATCAGTCCTATCGCGGCCTGGTGAAAATCGGCCCGCGGGCCAAAGGGGCGCGTAACTTTACCCAGTGCGACTCCCTGCTGATTGGCGATAAGTGCGGTGCACACACCTTCCCTTATCAGGAAATTGGCAACAGCACGGCGACCATTGAGCACGAAGCGACCACCTCGAAAATCGGTGAAGACCAGCTGTTCTACTGTCAGAGCCGCGGTATCTCGGAAGAGGACGCCGTCAGCATGATTGTGAATGGTTTCTGTAAGGACGTCTTCCAAGAGCTGCCCATGGAGTTCGCTGTTGAAGCCGAAGCGTTGCTCAACGTGACCCTGGAAGGCGCGGTAGGTTAA
- a CDS encoding SUF system Fe-S cluster assembly regulator, protein MLKLSRLTDYAAVVMAQIARHPQASHAATELAEAVQLPHPTVSKTLKMLVRAGLLVSQRGAQGGYRLARPASQITAADIIAAIEGPVAMTECSQAEGDCELVATCGVADNWQRVSLAMRTLLESVTLAHLADTAPIKLPVQLPIQTISLSAASA, encoded by the coding sequence ATGCTTAAGCTTTCTCGGCTGACAGACTATGCCGCGGTGGTCATGGCGCAAATTGCTCGTCATCCCCAGGCGTCGCATGCAGCGACAGAGTTAGCAGAGGCCGTGCAGTTGCCCCATCCGACGGTGAGTAAGACGCTCAAAATGCTGGTGCGGGCAGGACTGCTGGTTTCCCAGCGTGGCGCCCAAGGCGGTTACCGCCTGGCCCGGCCCGCATCGCAGATTACCGCCGCCGATATTATTGCGGCGATTGAGGGCCCCGTCGCCATGACCGAGTGTAGCCAAGCAGAAGGCGATTGTGAGCTTGTGGCTACCTGCGGTGTGGCAGACAACTGGCAGCGGGTCTCCTTGGCTATGCGTACGCTGCTTGAAAGCGTGACGTTGGCGCACCTGGCTGATACAGCGCCAATTAAGCTGCCGGTGCAACTGCCTATTCAAACGATCAGCCTGTCGGCGGCGTCGGCCTAA
- a CDS encoding putative motility protein, translating into MDAAVNNMVSASMAMQQAQVIQEAQFSVFKEALDGQAAQISSLMDSVALDPQLATSGSVGTQINTTA; encoded by the coding sequence ATGGATGCAGCGGTAAATAACATGGTCAGTGCATCAATGGCGATGCAGCAGGCGCAAGTCATCCAAGAGGCTCAGTTCAGCGTTTTTAAAGAGGCGTTAGATGGGCAGGCAGCACAAATCTCTTCATTGATGGATAGTGTCGCACTAGATCCACAGCTGGCAACCAGCGGAAGTGTTGGCACTCAGATCAATACCACTGCTTAA
- a CDS encoding zinc ribbon domain-containing protein YjdM, whose product MSDLPNCPACASEFSYDDGLQYVCPECGHEWSKVAEEEGADDASGVRDANGNTLADGDSVTVIKDLKVKGSSLVVKVGTKVKSIRLVEGDHDIDCKIDGIGPMKLKSEFVKKA is encoded by the coding sequence ATGAGTGATCTGCCTAACTGTCCTGCCTGTGCCTCTGAGTTTAGCTACGACGATGGACTTCAATATGTCTGCCCAGAGTGCGGTCATGAGTGGTCAAAAGTGGCAGAAGAAGAGGGCGCTGATGACGCTTCAGGCGTGCGCGATGCAAACGGCAATACGCTGGCCGACGGCGATAGCGTCACGGTGATCAAGGACTTGAAGGTTAAGGGCAGTTCACTGGTAGTTAAAGTGGGCACCAAAGTGAAAAGCATCCGCTTGGTAGAGGGTGATCACGATATCGACTGTAAAATTGACGGTATCGGCCCGATGAAGCTTAAATCAGAATTTGTTAAGAAAGCCTAG
- a CDS encoding YbhB/YbcL family Raf kinase inhibitor-like protein produces MAFALSSMKVTSSAFADHQAIPSKHTGEGEDVSPALAWQDAPEGTQGFAVICHDPDAPLVKDGSYGFVHWVLYNLPGDTQELAEKTAVGTVGMNDAGNSGYGGPMPPEGHGKHLYYFWVLALDHQTSLPEGLTLAELLKEVEPHLLGMNRLVGTYQRD; encoded by the coding sequence ATGGCATTTGCACTTTCATCAATGAAGGTTACCAGCTCGGCGTTTGCTGACCATCAAGCGATCCCTTCAAAACATACAGGGGAAGGTGAAGATGTGTCGCCGGCACTTGCTTGGCAAGATGCTCCTGAGGGAACCCAGGGGTTTGCGGTAATCTGTCACGACCCTGATGCGCCTTTGGTCAAAGACGGCAGCTATGGCTTTGTCCACTGGGTGCTCTATAACTTGCCTGGCGATACCCAGGAATTAGCAGAAAAGACCGCCGTGGGTACGGTAGGTATGAATGATGCAGGCAATAGTGGCTACGGCGGTCCGATGCCGCCAGAAGGGCACGGCAAGCATCTTTACTATTTCTGGGTACTGGCGCTGGATCATCAAACCTCGCTGCCAGAAGGTCTTACGCTGGCTGAGCTGCTCAAAGAAGTAGAGCCGCACCTGCTAGGGATGAACCGTTTGGTGGGTACTTACCAGCGCGATTGA
- a CDS encoding thiol-disulfide oxidoreductase DCC family protein, with product MPNKPPINVFYDAQCPLCRKERRRYERWSGRHAADIGWLDVSEHEQTLRQKGVDPTTALRSLHIETAPGQLVEGIDAYRLLMKRIPLLVPVAWVIGLPGIKPGLRTLYDAWVKRRLKKQGRWSC from the coding sequence ATGCCTAATAAGCCCCCTATCAATGTCTTTTACGATGCGCAGTGCCCGCTGTGCCGTAAAGAACGCCGTCGCTATGAGCGCTGGTCGGGGCGGCATGCTGCTGATATAGGCTGGCTTGATGTAAGTGAACATGAGCAGACCCTGCGGCAAAAGGGCGTTGACCCCACTACGGCGCTGCGCTCTTTGCATATAGAAACGGCACCAGGACAATTGGTAGAGGGTATCGATGCTTACCGTTTACTAATGAAGCGTATTCCCTTACTGGTGCCGGTCGCCTGGGTGATTGGTCTACCGGGAATTAAACCAGGATTGCGGACGCTTTATGATGCCTGGGTTAAGCGGCGCCTGAAGAAACAAGGCCGATGGAGTTGTTAG